The following proteins are co-located in the Purpureocillium takamizusanense chromosome 10, complete sequence genome:
- a CDS encoding uncharacterized protein (COG:F~COG:Q~EggNog:ENOG503P0NQ), translating to MATTLLKGGTVLMHGEDDKVTPALVDILIQGGRIANIGSNLSPEAGCDVVDCASKIISPGFIDTHHHMWEAPLKGLFGDCAFVPYMAIMYTASRSLEAEDFFWANLATGMELLDAGTTTVLDHAHAQWSPEHSKQSIAGILSAGIRSIYAPAPTLQLDSEKPKANFVLGGALPEWFMETFELLAASQSIREADSRLKLGFGFDIYYLPKETIQEIFQRVKSLGAQIITSHYIRPHGEKSYSVAAQLHSYGLLDDKIVLSHAGGATAEDVKLISEANAYVAVTPSSESAMAVGPPVAFREGDLNMDKNCALGIDCAAFGSGSLVQEMRLGLQSARRLDSMAHHAHGTLPKGVFHTTHEAFNMATIHGARALCMEEDIGSIQIGKKADLVVFDALSPSMAGAAQQDPIMAIVLHSNVGDVDAVMVDGQFRKRDGKLLPARETVWTDNTTRNFVETGKTLSWREIACSLLQIQERFVGRLKDYDLDHIATSLSSLFHFPE from the exons ATGGCCACCACACTCCTCAAAGGCGGGACGGTCCTCAtgcacggcgaggatgacAAGGTCACGCCGGCCCTGGTGGACATCCTCATCCAGGGTGGCCGCATTGCGAACATTGGATCCAATCTGTCTCCAGAGGCGGGCTGTGATGTGGTCGACTGTGCCTCCAAAATCATCTCACCGGGCTTCATCGACACGCACCATCACATGTGGGAGGCACCGCTCAAGGGCCTGTTTGGTGACTGTGCCTTTGTACCATATATGGCAATCA TGTACACGGCCAGCCGATCCCTGGAAGCTGAGGACTTCTTCTGGGCGAACCTGGCGACGGGTAtggagctcctcgacgccggcacgACGACGGTTCTGGACCACGCACATGCCCAGTGGTCACCGGAACACA GCAAGCAATCCATCGCAGGGATCCTGTCGGCTGGCATACGGTCCATCTACGCCCCAGCGCCGACTCTGCAGCTCGACAGTGAGAAACCCAAGGCCAACTTCGTGCTCGGCGGGGCTCTCCCAGAGTGGTTCATGGAGACGTTCGAGTTGCTGGCTGCCAGCCAATCGATCCGTGAAGCCGACTCTCGGCTCAAGCTTGGTTTTGGCTTCGACATTTATTATCTGCCCAAGGAGACTATTCAAGAAATCTTTCAAAGGGTCAAGTCCCTTGGCGCCCAGATCATCACCTCACACTACATACGTCCCCACGGAGAAAAAAGCTACAGTGTGGCCGCGCAGCTGCACAGCTATGGCCTGCTGGACGACAAGATCGTTCTCTCgcacgcaggcggcgcaacgGCAGAGGACGTCAAGCTCATCTCCGAGGCCAACGCCTACGTTGCCGTGACGCCCAGTTCGGAGAGCGCCATGGCAGTAgggccgcccgtcgccttccGGGAGGGAGACCTGAACATGGACAAGAACTGCGCATTGGGCATCGACTGCGCAGCctttggcagcggcagccttGTCCAAGAGATGCGTCTAGGGCTTCAATCGGCCCGCAGGCTGGATAGCATGGCGCACCATGCGCATGGGACGCTGCCGAAGGGCGTCTTTCACACAACGCACGAGGCATTCAACATGGCCACTATCCACGGAGCACGCGCTCTGTGCATGGAGGAAGACATTGGGAGCATACAGATCGGCAAAAAAGCCGACCTAGTAGTGTTTGATGCGCTGAGTCCGTCCATGGCAGGTGCGGCGCAACAGGATCCAATCATGGCGATTGTACTGCACTCCAACGTGGGGGACGTGGACGCCGTCATGGTAGATGGACAATTCAGGAAGAGAGACGGCAAGttgctgccggcgcgggaGACCGTTTGGACTGACAACACAACGCGCAATTTCGTGGAGACGGGGAAAACGCTGAGCTGGCGAGAGATTGCGTGCTCGCTGTTACAGATCCAAGAAAGATTTGTGGGGAGATTGAAAGACTATGATCTGGACCATATTGCGACGAGCCTGTCATCATTGTTTCATTTCCCAGAGTAG